A part of Geothrix oryzae genomic DNA contains:
- a CDS encoding pyridoxamine 5'-phosphate oxidase family protein, translating to MVIPEKLLEVLKQDGVVAIATLGQDGPHMVNTWNSYIRLTEDGRLLIPAGYMQQTEANVAFNHQVLVTLGSAKVAGRHGPGTGFLIKGQAAFLASGPDFETLKAKFAWVRATLAITPESITQTL from the coding sequence ATGGTCATCCCCGAAAAACTACTGGAAGTCTTGAAGCAGGATGGGGTGGTCGCCATCGCCACCCTGGGCCAGGACGGGCCCCACATGGTCAACACCTGGAACAGCTATATCCGCCTGACGGAAGATGGGCGGCTGCTGATCCCGGCCGGCTACATGCAGCAGACCGAAGCCAATGTCGCCTTCAACCACCAGGTGCTGGTCACCCTGGGGAGTGCCAAGGTGGCAGGCCGGCATGGCCCCGGAACCGGCTTCCTGATCAAGGGCCAGGCGGCCTTCCTGGCCTCTGGACCCGATTTCGAAACGCTGAAGGCCAAGTTCGCCTGGGTCAGGGCCACGCTGGCCATCACCCCTGAATCCATCACCCAGACCCTTTGA
- a CDS encoding helix-turn-helix domain-containing protein, with protein MPESHATVWRIPSTHLDEAWGLYVSAVASGEDQPGLPPGRWRLRWVVRGAAILVAPGRRRQRVEAGDVVLSSASSGGNLVPDPDQTCRIHQVDFGGAWMERWEEAGFFGVLPRVIRAGFDESLLGLLVKLMELAKAPGPDSGRLMAGVLGNLLARLECANRTGSELGRKQGLIQDAYRLLGDPERSRMGLETFSGDLGVSYSWFRRSFRNHTGLTPQRYRLLQQLDRACQLLSDTSLPVGTIAERLGFSSQAYFARRFRKETGFSPTVWRRQQLGEETQAEAVIRDAP; from the coding sequence GTGCCCGAATCCCATGCCACCGTCTGGAGAATCCCGTCGACCCACCTGGACGAGGCTTGGGGGCTCTATGTGAGCGCCGTGGCCTCGGGAGAGGATCAACCGGGACTGCCCCCGGGACGCTGGCGCCTGAGATGGGTCGTGCGGGGCGCCGCCATCCTGGTGGCGCCAGGCCGCCGGCGCCAGCGGGTCGAAGCCGGGGATGTGGTCCTGTCCTCGGCTTCCAGCGGGGGGAACCTGGTGCCCGACCCCGACCAGACCTGTCGCATCCACCAGGTGGATTTCGGCGGCGCCTGGATGGAACGGTGGGAGGAGGCGGGCTTCTTCGGCGTGCTTCCACGGGTGATCCGGGCGGGATTCGATGAAAGCCTCTTGGGCCTTCTGGTGAAGCTGATGGAATTGGCCAAGGCTCCTGGGCCGGATTCAGGGCGCCTGATGGCCGGGGTGCTCGGAAACCTGCTCGCCCGCCTGGAATGCGCCAACCGCACCGGCAGTGAACTCGGCCGAAAGCAAGGCCTCATCCAGGACGCCTACCGGCTGCTTGGGGATCCGGAGCGGAGCCGGATGGGACTGGAGACTTTTTCCGGGGACCTGGGAGTCAGCTACTCCTGGTTCCGCAGAAGCTTCCGCAACCACACGGGCCTGACCCCCCAGCGCTATCGCCTTCTGCAGCAACTCGACCGGGCCTGCCAATTGCTCAGCGATACGAGCCTCCCGGTAGGCACCATCGCTGAACGCCTGGGCTTCAGCTCCCAGGCCTATTTCGCCCGCAGGTTCCGCAAGGAGACAGGGTTCTCTCCCACGGTCTGGAGGCGCCAGCAATTGGGCGAGGAAACCCAGGCCGAGGCCGTGATCCGGGATGCGCCTTGA
- a CDS encoding PTS fructose transporter subunit IIC has product MHASLQRLKTYLLCGVSHVIPFVACGGILIAVAIAFAPMRPGTGPDFSQAPTLKVIMDIGLAAFSLVVPVLAGYIAFGMADRPGLVPGFVGGFISNAVGAGFLGGLAAGLLAGGVVLLLRRLPIHRLLRPIMPILVIPVLSSLVVGLIMYGLLGAPIKGLMAWLAQALQNLGSGNQVLLGLVLGAMIAFDMGGPVNKAAFFFGVAMIREGHVGVMGACAAAICIPPLGLGLATLLAPHRWSDSERESGLAALAMGAIGITEGAIPFAAADPVRVIPTIMGGSALGAVIAMLGSVGDHAPHGGLIVLPVVEHRLWYLAAIAIGTLAVAVTLNLLRAPARSAQPSVEAP; this is encoded by the coding sequence ATGCACGCGAGCCTTCAGCGCCTGAAGACCTACCTGCTCTGCGGCGTCTCCCATGTGATCCCCTTCGTGGCCTGCGGCGGCATCCTCATCGCCGTGGCCATCGCCTTCGCCCCCATGCGGCCCGGTACCGGCCCGGACTTCAGCCAGGCCCCGACCCTGAAGGTGATCATGGACATCGGCCTGGCCGCGTTCTCCCTGGTGGTCCCCGTGCTGGCGGGCTACATCGCCTTCGGCATGGCCGACCGTCCGGGCCTGGTGCCCGGCTTCGTGGGCGGCTTCATCTCCAATGCGGTGGGGGCCGGGTTCCTGGGGGGGCTCGCGGCGGGCCTCCTGGCGGGCGGCGTGGTCCTGCTGTTGAGGCGGCTGCCGATCCACCGGCTGCTGCGGCCCATCATGCCCATCCTGGTGATCCCCGTGCTGTCCTCCCTGGTGGTGGGTCTGATCATGTACGGCCTGCTGGGGGCGCCCATCAAGGGACTCATGGCCTGGCTGGCCCAGGCGCTCCAGAACCTGGGCAGCGGCAACCAGGTGCTCCTCGGCCTGGTGCTGGGCGCCATGATCGCCTTCGACATGGGCGGGCCCGTGAACAAGGCGGCCTTCTTCTTCGGGGTGGCCATGATCAGGGAGGGCCATGTGGGCGTCATGGGCGCCTGCGCCGCCGCCATCTGCATCCCCCCCCTGGGCCTGGGCCTGGCGACGCTGCTCGCACCCCACCGCTGGTCGGACAGTGAGCGCGAGTCGGGCCTCGCGGCCCTGGCCATGGGCGCCATCGGCATCACGGAAGGGGCCATCCCCTTCGCCGCCGCCGACCCCGTCCGCGTGATCCCCACCATCATGGGCGGCTCCGCCCTGGGTGCCGTCATCGCCATGCTGGGCAGCGTGGGGGACCATGCGCCCCACGGCGGATTGATCGTCCTGCCCGTGGTGGAGCACCGGCTCTGGTACCTCGCCGCGATCGCCATCGGCACCCTGGCCGTCGCCGTAACCCTCAACCTCCTGCGGGCCCCCGCCCGCTCCGCCCAGCCTTCCGTGGAGGCCCCATGA
- a CDS encoding PTS fructose transporter subunit IIB, with the protein MKILAITACPTGIAHTYMAAEQLERTGKQLGHAIKVETQGAMGIENRLTEADVAGADAVILASDLPVQGRERFAGIARILEVPVQLAIKNPAEIFARL; encoded by the coding sequence ATGAAGATCCTCGCCATCACGGCTTGCCCCACCGGCATTGCCCATACCTACATGGCCGCCGAGCAGCTGGAACGCACGGGCAAGCAGCTCGGCCATGCCATCAAGGTGGAGACGCAGGGCGCCATGGGCATCGAGAACCGGCTGACCGAAGCGGATGTGGCGGGCGCCGACGCCGTCATCCTGGCCTCGGACCTGCCCGTGCAGGGTCGGGAGCGCTTCGCCGGCATCGCCCGGATCCTCGAGGTTCCCGTGCAGCTGGCCATCAAGAACCCGGCCGAGATCTTCGCGCGTCTCTAG
- the ptsP gene encoding phosphoenolpyruvate--protein phosphotransferase: protein MEYAFDFPLAGGLHAWPAAALRERSAAHSARLEFLNERTGRTAPLDSVLGLLATDTRKGDPCRIRVETGDEAEAHRDLVAFLQGPFLSCDRSAVPGARTSSVVPRLVERSGGRWWAGVGVSEGVGTGQLVRLAVAAPRPSQAPQVQAPVEAPVEVERKALRLALETVGARLKEEIRQAAHPAQRSVLDVHLALLGDPAWRDGIEAALLEGRTAADAVEAATRWAEGPLVRSEHAAIRERALDLQDVADRLIRELCGEDPEASRLRLTAPSVLVADRLAPSRLLALDLELLRGLVLAEGGGTSHTAILARSFGIPCVTAQVPETLEGRRLLVDGLRGLVIAEPTPEVEAYYRVEAEGQRQRMGCPAPWAGAGVGAGARTRDGHEVRVLGNISTAEETSRALGAGADGIGLFRTEMLFLHRSAPPGEDEQVQAYGRVLREAAGRPVTLRLLDVGGDKPLAYLPLLPEANPFLGRRGVRWYADQVDLVRTQLRAALRASAHGPLRLMIPMVAEVEELRWVRALMEEVRASLAAEGLNPPDVPLGIMVEVPAAALNLEALGREADFLSVGTNDLVQYLFAADRGDVGVTKASHEWHPATLRLLAHIAQGARAVGKPVSICGEMASRPKLLPLLLGLGFDDLSVAPSAVAAVRTALAPLDLEACLDLTRRALRAATAAEVEGLLDEALRPGVAPPLLDPDLVVLEAACGTKEEAIKLLVERLASAGRTRDPLDLEEAIWAREAAYATGLGHGFAVPHCKSPAVAANAIAILRLAAPVAWSDEAEARLVFLLVSRPDGEEEHLRVFARLARRLMDAGFREGLLEAPDTEALLDLLRPDLSA, encoded by the coding sequence ATGGAATACGCCTTCGACTTCCCCCTGGCAGGCGGCCTCCACGCGTGGCCGGCCGCCGCCCTCCGCGAGCGGAGCGCAGCCCATTCCGCCCGCCTCGAGTTCCTGAATGAGCGCACGGGCCGGACCGCGCCCCTGGACAGCGTGCTGGGGCTGCTGGCCACGGACACCCGGAAGGGCGACCCTTGCCGGATCCGGGTGGAAACCGGCGACGAGGCCGAGGCCCACCGCGACCTGGTGGCCTTCCTCCAGGGTCCCTTCCTGAGCTGCGACCGCAGCGCGGTGCCCGGGGCGCGGACCTCCTCCGTCGTCCCGCGCCTGGTGGAGCGGTCCGGCGGCCGCTGGTGGGCGGGGGTGGGCGTCTCCGAAGGCGTGGGCACCGGGCAGCTCGTGCGCTTGGCCGTCGCGGCGCCGCGGCCATCCCAGGCGCCCCAGGTCCAAGCGCCGGTCGAAGCGCCGGTCGAGGTCGAACGGAAGGCTCTCCGGTTGGCCCTCGAGACGGTGGGGGCTCGGCTGAAGGAGGAGATCCGGCAAGCCGCGCATCCCGCTCAGCGCAGTGTGCTGGATGTGCACCTGGCCCTTCTGGGCGATCCGGCCTGGCGGGACGGCATCGAGGCCGCCCTGCTGGAGGGCCGCACGGCCGCCGACGCGGTGGAGGCTGCCACGCGGTGGGCGGAAGGCCCGCTGGTCCGCTCGGAACATGCCGCCATCCGCGAACGGGCCCTGGATCTCCAGGATGTGGCCGATCGGTTGATCCGCGAGCTCTGCGGCGAGGATCCCGAGGCCTCCCGCCTGCGCCTCACGGCCCCCTCCGTGCTGGTGGCCGACCGGCTGGCGCCCTCGAGGCTCCTCGCCCTGGACCTGGAGCTCCTGCGGGGCCTCGTCCTGGCCGAGGGCGGCGGGACCTCCCATACGGCCATCCTCGCCCGTTCCTTTGGGATCCCCTGCGTGACCGCGCAGGTGCCGGAGACCCTGGAAGGTCGCCGCCTGCTGGTGGACGGCCTGCGGGGCCTCGTCATCGCGGAGCCCACGCCTGAAGTCGAGGCCTACTACCGCGTCGAGGCGGAGGGCCAGCGACAGCGGATGGGCTGTCCGGCCCCCTGGGCCGGGGCCGGAGTAGGGGCCGGGGCGCGGACGCGGGACGGGCATGAAGTGCGGGTGCTGGGAAACATCTCCACCGCCGAGGAGACCAGCCGTGCCCTGGGGGCGGGGGCCGACGGCATCGGGTTGTTCCGCACGGAGATGCTGTTCCTCCACCGGTCGGCGCCCCCCGGCGAGGATGAACAGGTCCAGGCCTACGGTCGGGTCCTCCGCGAAGCTGCGGGGCGGCCCGTCACCCTGAGGCTGCTCGATGTGGGGGGGGACAAACCCCTGGCCTACCTGCCCCTGCTTCCGGAAGCGAATCCCTTCCTGGGGCGCCGGGGCGTCCGCTGGTATGCGGATCAGGTGGATCTGGTTCGCACCCAGCTCAGGGCGGCCCTGCGGGCGTCGGCCCACGGCCCCCTTCGCCTGATGATCCCCATGGTGGCCGAGGTGGAGGAGCTGCGCTGGGTCCGCGCCCTGATGGAGGAGGTGCGGGCTTCGCTGGCCGCGGAGGGGCTGAATCCTCCGGATGTGCCCCTCGGCATCATGGTGGAGGTCCCCGCGGCCGCCCTGAACCTCGAGGCGCTGGGCCGGGAGGCCGACTTCCTCTCCGTGGGGACCAATGACCTGGTGCAGTACCTGTTCGCCGCGGATCGAGGCGATGTCGGCGTGACGAAGGCCAGCCACGAGTGGCACCCGGCCACCCTGCGGCTTCTCGCCCACATCGCCCAGGGCGCGCGGGCCGTCGGGAAACCCGTGAGCATCTGCGGCGAGATGGCCAGCCGGCCGAAGCTCCTGCCCCTCCTGCTGGGTCTCGGCTTCGACGATCTCAGCGTGGCGCCCTCCGCGGTGGCCGCCGTCCGGACCGCCCTCGCCCCCCTGGACCTGGAAGCCTGCCTGGACCTGACCCGGAGGGCGCTCCGGGCGGCCACGGCCGCCGAGGTGGAAGGACTCCTGGACGAGGCCCTGAGGCCCGGCGTGGCTCCGCCCCTTCTGGATCCGGACCTGGTGGTGCTCGAGGCCGCCTGCGGTACGAAGGAGGAGGCGATCAAGCTCCTCGTGGAGCGGCTCGCCAGCGCCGGGCGCACCCGGGATCCCCTCGATCTCGAAGAGGCCATCTGGGCCCGGGAGGCCGCCTACGCCACCGGCCTCGGCCACGGCTTCGCGGTGCCCCACTGCAAGAGCCCGGCGGTGGCCGCCAACGCCATCGCCATCCTGAGGCTGGCGGCTCCGGTCGCCTGGAGCGACGAGGCCGAGGCACGGCTGGTTTTTCTCCTCGTCTCGCGGCCCGACGGGGAGGAAGAGCACCTCCGCGTCTTCGCCCGCCTGGCCCGTCGCCTCATGGACGCGGGCTTCCGCGAGGGCCTCCTTGAGGCCCCCGATACCGAAGCCCTGCTCGACCTCCTCCGTCCGGACCTCTCGGCCTGA
- a CDS encoding alpha-mannosidase, which yields MRLLRTAALTGLGLALAAAPPDLSKERTLYVMNYSHLDTQWRWSYPLVVREMLRNTLYDNFALMEQHPEYVFNWSGAGRYQMFQEYFPGEYARLKGYVAKGQWFPAGSAWEESDVNVPSSESLIRQLLLGHTFFKREFGTESSEYMLPDCFGFPASLPSILAHCGLKGFSTQKLTWGSANGVPFNVGRWEGPDGRSIIAALNPGSYDAHLTTPLTGEAWVKRLDANGVASGLKVDYLYNGNGDEGSAPFDDSLRTLWQGLAAKGPVKVIAGRADLMFEAITEAQKAKLPGYKGDLLLTQHSAGSLTSAAFMKRMNRQDELLADAAEKASVAADLLQASPYPATTLEKAWGLMLRNQFHDILPGTSLPKAYEYSWNDGLLAAKAFEGMLGDAVGAVARGLDTRVEGVPIVVYNALGIARMDLVEALLPPELEAEPQVTAVDAAGAVLPTQMTTGPDGRRRVLFQAHVPSLGFAVYGLRPGKAPAGDELKVQGRMAENARYRVKLNEAGDIESVFDKELKRELLSAPARLAFQHEKPQRWPAWNMDWADRQKPPRAHVSGPAAIRVSEDGPVRVALEVIRESEGSRFVQTIRLAAGAAGDRVEVANLVDWKTSEASLKATFPLAAAQAKATYNLDLGTLERGNNDPKKYEVPTHGWMDLTDAQAGYGVTLLTGAKYGTDKPDDHTLRLTLLYTPGVGKDYREQRWQDWGRHSFTYGLAGHSGGWQGAPWLALRQDQPLAAFAVPKHAGPLGRSFSLLRTSTPDVAIQALKRSEDGTAIVVRLQELRGSQAEIDLRAAGPIRSAKELDGLERPLAELPLGKGTLNLAFRPYQLRTIGLQVETPARLASPSAQPLPLPFDAAVFSTNSSRMEGGAMEPYASYPSEMMGEAVEAGGIRFQMGQRGDGQKNALTCAGQTLALPEGTMRAHLLVAATSEDVKAAFMAGDRVEQVEVPRWTGYLGSWDNRVFKGEVDEKTYSINNDLERIAPAFLKAGRPVWWASHRHAKGQDDVYAYSYLFAFAVDLPAGARTLTLPKDSRVKVFAVTTTALDNAGIRPLQPLFPDLARDASFGSRFNKP from the coding sequence ATGCGCCTTCTCCGCACCGCCGCCCTCACCGGCCTGGGCCTTGCGCTCGCGGCCGCACCTCCGGACCTGTCGAAGGAGCGGACCCTCTATGTGATGAACTACTCCCACCTGGACACCCAGTGGCGCTGGTCCTATCCGCTGGTGGTCCGGGAGATGCTGCGGAACACGCTGTACGACAACTTCGCGCTGATGGAGCAGCACCCGGAGTATGTCTTCAACTGGAGCGGCGCGGGCCGCTACCAGATGTTCCAGGAGTATTTCCCGGGCGAGTACGCAAGGCTGAAGGGATATGTGGCCAAAGGCCAGTGGTTCCCCGCGGGCTCCGCCTGGGAGGAATCGGATGTGAATGTGCCGTCCTCGGAATCCCTGATCCGCCAGCTGCTGCTGGGCCACACCTTCTTCAAGCGGGAGTTCGGCACCGAAAGCTCCGAGTACATGCTGCCCGACTGTTTCGGCTTTCCGGCCTCCCTGCCGTCGATCCTGGCCCACTGTGGTCTGAAGGGCTTCTCCACCCAGAAGCTCACCTGGGGATCGGCCAACGGCGTGCCCTTCAATGTGGGCCGATGGGAGGGCCCCGACGGCCGCTCGATCATCGCGGCCCTGAACCCGGGGAGCTACGATGCGCACCTCACCACGCCCCTCACGGGCGAGGCCTGGGTGAAAAGGCTGGATGCCAACGGCGTCGCCAGCGGCCTGAAGGTGGACTACCTCTACAACGGCAACGGGGACGAGGGGAGCGCGCCCTTCGACGACTCGCTGCGGACCCTGTGGCAGGGCCTCGCGGCCAAGGGCCCGGTGAAGGTGATCGCCGGGCGGGCCGACCTGATGTTCGAGGCCATCACCGAGGCCCAGAAGGCCAAGCTGCCGGGCTACAAGGGGGACCTCCTGCTCACCCAGCACTCCGCGGGCTCTCTCACCTCGGCCGCCTTCATGAAGCGGATGAACCGGCAGGACGAGCTGCTGGCGGACGCGGCCGAAAAAGCCTCGGTGGCCGCCGACCTGCTCCAGGCCAGCCCCTATCCGGCCACGACCCTCGAGAAGGCCTGGGGCCTCATGCTGAGGAACCAGTTCCACGACATCCTGCCGGGCACCAGCCTGCCCAAGGCCTACGAATACTCCTGGAACGACGGACTCCTCGCCGCCAAGGCCTTCGAGGGCATGCTGGGGGACGCCGTGGGCGCCGTGGCCCGGGGTCTGGATACGCGCGTGGAGGGCGTGCCGATCGTGGTCTACAACGCCCTGGGCATCGCCCGGATGGATCTGGTGGAGGCCCTGCTTCCTCCTGAACTCGAAGCCGAACCCCAGGTCACGGCCGTGGATGCCGCGGGCGCGGTTCTTCCCACCCAGATGACGACGGGGCCTGATGGCCGCCGCCGGGTGCTGTTCCAGGCCCATGTGCCCAGCCTGGGCTTCGCGGTGTACGGCCTGCGGCCCGGCAAGGCCCCCGCGGGCGACGAGCTGAAGGTGCAGGGGCGCATGGCGGAGAATGCCCGCTACCGCGTGAAGCTCAATGAGGCCGGGGACATCGAGAGCGTGTTCGACAAGGAACTCAAACGTGAGCTCCTGTCCGCACCCGCCCGTCTGGCCTTCCAGCATGAGAAGCCCCAGCGCTGGCCGGCCTGGAACATGGATTGGGCCGACCGCCAGAAGCCGCCCCGCGCCCATGTGTCCGGCCCTGCCGCCATCCGCGTCAGCGAGGACGGGCCTGTCCGCGTCGCCCTGGAGGTGATCCGCGAAAGCGAGGGCTCACGCTTCGTCCAGACCATCCGGCTCGCCGCCGGGGCCGCGGGGGACCGCGTGGAGGTCGCGAACCTCGTGGACTGGAAGACCTCCGAGGCCAGCCTGAAGGCCACCTTCCCCCTGGCCGCCGCCCAGGCGAAGGCCACCTACAACCTGGACCTGGGCACCCTCGAGCGGGGCAACAACGACCCGAAGAAGTACGAAGTGCCCACCCACGGCTGGATGGACCTCACGGACGCCCAGGCTGGGTACGGCGTGACCCTGCTGACCGGCGCCAAGTACGGCACCGACAAGCCCGATGACCACACCCTGCGGCTGACGCTGCTCTACACGCCGGGCGTCGGCAAGGACTACCGCGAACAGCGCTGGCAGGACTGGGGTCGCCACAGCTTCACCTACGGCCTGGCGGGGCATTCCGGGGGCTGGCAGGGCGCGCCCTGGCTGGCCCTGCGTCAGGATCAGCCCCTGGCCGCCTTCGCCGTCCCCAAACACGCGGGCCCGCTCGGCCGCAGCTTCAGCCTCCTGCGCACCTCCACGCCGGATGTGGCCATCCAGGCGCTCAAGCGGTCGGAGGATGGCACGGCCATCGTGGTCCGCCTCCAGGAGCTCCGGGGCTCCCAGGCTGAAATCGATCTCAGGGCCGCGGGTCCGATCCGCAGCGCGAAGGAACTGGATGGCCTCGAGCGACCCCTGGCCGAGCTGCCGCTGGGAAAGGGAACCCTGAACCTGGCCTTCAGGCCTTACCAGCTGCGGACGATCGGCTTGCAGGTGGAGACGCCCGCTCGGCTGGCATCGCCCTCGGCGCAGCCCCTGCCGCTCCCGTTCGATGCGGCGGTCTTCAGCACCAACTCGAGCCGCATGGAGGGCGGGGCCATGGAGCCCTACGCGAGCTACCCCTCGGAAATGATGGGTGAGGCGGTGGAAGCCGGCGGCATCCGCTTTCAGATGGGCCAACGCGGCGATGGCCAGAAGAATGCGCTCACCTGCGCAGGCCAGACCCTGGCCCTTCCCGAGGGAACGATGCGGGCGCACCTGCTGGTGGCCGCGACCAGCGAGGATGTGAAGGCCGCTTTCATGGCCGGGGACCGGGTCGAGCAGGTGGAGGTCCCACGCTGGACCGGCTATCTGGGTTCCTGGGACAACCGCGTGTTCAAGGGCGAGGTCGATGAGAAGACCTACTCGATCAACAACGACCTGGAGCGCATCGCGCCTGCCTTCCTGAAGGCCGGCCGGCCGGTCTGGTGGGCCTCCCATCGCCATGCCAAGGGCCAGGACGATGTCTATGCGTACAGCTACCTGTTCGCCTTCGCCGTGGACCTCCCGGCCGGAGCCCGGACCCTGACGCTTCCCAAGGATTCGCGGGTGAAGGTCTTCGCGGTCACGACCACGGCGCTGGACAACGCCGGCATTCGTCCGCTGCAGCCCCTGTTCCCGGATCTGGCCCGGGATGCCTCCTTCGGGAGCCGCTTCAACAAACCCTAG
- the wecB gene encoding non-hydrolyzing UDP-N-acetylglucosamine 2-epimerase: MSKKVICVMGTRPEVIKMAPVVKALSGMGLDVKVLATAQHRGMLDQMMATFQLSSDWDLDAMRPGQSLPDLTGRLVPALAKIFQASNADAVLAQGDTTTVFCSALAAYYSSIPFGHVEAGLRSGDLKSPFPEEGMRRLTAPLANWHFAPTETSRLALLKEGTHDSNIHVVGNTVIDALLATSARADLALPPTLRPLEPGHRRVLITLHRRENFGEPLRAILGSLRRFALRHPSARLVYPVHPNPNVQGPAWEILGGLPNVDLIEPLDYPELVAVMREAHLVLTDSGGIQEEAPAIGKPVLVFRDVTERPEAVEAGGVRLVGSDPARFEEEVERLWTDEQAYADMAKPRFPYGDGRSSLRISEILGQDLKLTLSA, encoded by the coding sequence ATGTCCAAGAAAGTGATTTGCGTGATGGGCACCCGGCCCGAAGTGATCAAGATGGCCCCGGTCGTCAAGGCGCTCAGCGGCATGGGCCTGGATGTGAAGGTGCTGGCCACCGCGCAGCACCGCGGCATGCTCGATCAGATGATGGCCACCTTCCAGTTGAGCTCGGATTGGGATCTCGACGCCATGCGTCCCGGCCAGAGCCTTCCCGATCTGACGGGCCGCCTGGTGCCCGCCCTCGCCAAGATCTTCCAGGCGTCCAATGCCGACGCGGTGCTCGCCCAAGGGGACACGACCACGGTGTTCTGCTCGGCGCTGGCTGCTTATTACTCAAGCATCCCGTTTGGTCATGTGGAAGCTGGCTTGCGAAGTGGGGACCTGAAATCGCCTTTCCCCGAAGAAGGTATGCGGCGCCTCACCGCTCCCTTGGCCAACTGGCACTTTGCCCCGACGGAGACCTCCCGCCTCGCCCTGCTGAAAGAGGGCACCCATGACTCGAACATCCATGTGGTCGGCAACACCGTCATTGATGCCCTGCTGGCCACATCGGCCAGGGCAGACCTGGCCTTGCCTCCCACCCTTCGCCCTCTGGAACCGGGCCATCGGCGGGTGTTGATCACCCTGCACCGGCGCGAGAACTTCGGCGAGCCGCTTCGGGCCATCCTGGGTTCGCTGCGGCGCTTCGCCCTGCGGCACCCGTCGGCTCGCCTCGTGTACCCCGTCCACCCCAACCCGAATGTGCAGGGCCCGGCCTGGGAGATTCTCGGAGGACTTCCGAATGTGGACCTGATCGAGCCCCTGGACTACCCGGAGTTGGTAGCAGTGATGCGGGAGGCGCACCTCGTGCTCACCGACAGTGGCGGCATCCAGGAAGAAGCGCCCGCCATCGGAAAGCCCGTGCTCGTGTTTCGGGATGTGACGGAACGGCCCGAAGCCGTGGAGGCTGGCGGGGTGCGCCTCGTTGGCAGCGACCCGGCCAGGTTCGAGGAAGAAGTTGAGCGCCTGTGGACCGATGAGCAGGCGTATGCGGACATGGCCAAACCGCGCTTCCCGTACGGGGATGGCCGGTCCTCCCTCCGCATCTCGGAGATCCTCGGCCAGGACCTCAAGCTGACCTTGAGCGCATAA